A stretch of the Pseudalkalibacillus hwajinpoensis genome encodes the following:
- a CDS encoding peroxiredoxin has protein sequence MSEQQTEVTYQLPRIGSPAPDFTANTTHGQISLDDYKGKWFVLFSHPADFTPVCTTEFVAFQEIYPELRKLDVELIGLSVDSVSSHLAWVRNIEKNFDTEIEFPVIADLDRNVATRYGMIMPDESQTETSRAVFVVDDKQVVRAVIYYPLTTGRNMNEIMRLVKALKTTDDHGSPTPANWEPGDKVLVSPPKTQEAMKQRENEDDLECIDWYLCKKELNE, from the coding sequence ATGTCAGAACAACAAACTGAAGTCACATACCAGCTTCCAAGGATCGGTTCACCTGCCCCCGATTTTACCGCAAACACAACTCACGGACAGATTTCATTAGACGATTATAAAGGTAAATGGTTTGTCCTATTTTCCCATCCTGCAGATTTCACACCTGTATGCACAACAGAGTTTGTCGCTTTTCAGGAAATTTATCCTGAGTTGCGTAAACTTGACGTTGAGCTAATTGGACTCAGTGTAGATAGCGTTTCCTCTCATCTTGCATGGGTGCGTAACATCGAGAAAAACTTTGACACCGAAATTGAGTTCCCCGTAATAGCGGATCTTGATCGCAACGTAGCGACACGATATGGCATGATTATGCCTGATGAAAGTCAAACTGAAACGAGTCGGGCCGTATTCGTCGTAGATGATAAGCAGGTTGTTCGAGCTGTTATCTATTATCCTCTTACTACTGGACGGAATATGAATGAAATCATGCGATTAGTTAAAGCTTTGAAAACAACCGATGATCACGGTTCACCAACTCCTGCAAATTGGGAGCCAGGAGATAAAGTCCTCGTTTCTCCTCCTAAGACACAGGAAGCAATGAAGCAACGTGAAAATGAGGATGATCTCGAATGCATCGACTGGTATTTATGTAAAAAAGAACTTAATGAATAA
- a CDS encoding aldo/keto reductase → MGIEKTVVLSNGVKMPYLGFGAFKLNGEDAYSAVKVAIETGYRGIDTASYYENEEAVGRAIKDSGIPREELFITSKVWNDEQGYNATLAAFERSLERLGTDYLDLYLIHWPVPHLFLETWQALEKLYHEGKVCAIGVSNFETHHLEAISRISTVKPVLNQIELHPELIQGELRDYCRSKGIQVQAWSPLKRGQVLKNPVIQAVSERYGKTPAQIVLRWCLQHQILLNVKSSHSERIKENAAIFDFNLTDEEMVSIDSLHSDSRIAHHPDNLDFYEKTVPGFKKSEYTSS, encoded by the coding sequence ATGGGGATTGAGAAAACGGTTGTTCTATCAAACGGTGTTAAAATGCCTTATCTTGGTTTTGGTGCTTTTAAACTAAATGGGGAAGATGCCTACAGCGCTGTTAAAGTTGCCATTGAAACGGGGTACCGCGGCATTGATACAGCTTCCTATTATGAGAATGAAGAAGCAGTGGGTCGCGCGATTAAGGATTCAGGAATTCCACGCGAAGAGCTGTTTATTACTTCTAAAGTTTGGAACGATGAGCAGGGCTATAATGCAACGCTTGCTGCTTTTGAAAGATCGCTGGAACGATTGGGCACTGATTATCTTGATTTGTATTTAATTCACTGGCCAGTTCCTCACTTATTTCTTGAAACATGGCAAGCGCTAGAGAAGCTCTATCATGAAGGAAAGGTATGTGCTATTGGTGTTAGTAACTTTGAGACGCACCATCTAGAAGCCATTTCTCGTATCTCAACCGTCAAACCTGTTCTCAATCAAATTGAGTTACACCCTGAGTTAATACAGGGTGAACTAAGAGATTACTGTCGATCAAAAGGAATTCAGGTCCAGGCATGGTCACCGTTAAAACGAGGTCAGGTGTTAAAGAATCCGGTGATTCAAGCAGTTAGCGAACGTTATGGTAAAACACCTGCACAAATTGTTCTTAGATGGTGTCTTCAGCATCAGATTTTGTTGAATGTGAAGTCCTCCCATAGCGAGCGGATTAAAGAGAATGCAGCTATTTTTGATTTTAATTTAACTGATGAAGAGATGGTTTCCATCGATTCTCTTCATTCTGACAGCCGTATAGCGCATCATCCTGATAACCTGGACTTTTACGAAAAAACGGTTCCGGGATTTAAGAAATCTGAATATACTTCTTCCTAA
- a CDS encoding AI-2E family transporter, protein MQQSRLFRFFIWLLLIFTVIWVGSKIEFIFRPLVILVTTLAFPIIAAGVFYYILRPVIALLEKWKIPRPLGILLVYLALAGGVTGLVLSIGPVLVNQFNSLVQGAPTLINDLQKATNEWQSNPYIARILQSEMVDIQELTDRISGSIGEISSSFGNYLFSILNVVTNVLVGIVLLPFILFFMLKDGKKLMPSLLSVVPRAHRKEGAKILEDMDDALSGFIQGQLIVSIFIGTFVYIWYVIIDLDYALILALIALFLNVVPFIGPIIGTAPGVIVGLIQSPLTALWVVLGVIVIQQIESNLVSPLVMGRKLDIHPLTIILLLLVASSLAGFLGLILAIPTYAVLKVIFTHTYRLIKLQQRGKHATNKS, encoded by the coding sequence ATGCAGCAATCACGATTGTTTCGATTTTTTATTTGGCTCCTCCTTATTTTTACAGTGATTTGGGTAGGGAGTAAAATCGAATTTATTTTTCGTCCACTTGTGATACTCGTAACAACTTTAGCATTTCCAATCATCGCTGCAGGGGTGTTTTATTATATTCTTAGACCTGTTATCGCCCTTTTAGAAAAGTGGAAAATACCTAGACCGCTTGGTATTCTCCTTGTCTATCTTGCCCTTGCTGGTGGTGTGACTGGTTTAGTCCTGAGTATTGGTCCTGTTCTAGTTAATCAATTTAATAGTCTTGTCCAAGGTGCCCCGACCCTTATCAATGATCTACAAAAGGCGACCAACGAATGGCAAAGCAATCCATACATAGCGAGAATTCTTCAAAGTGAAATGGTTGATATACAGGAGTTAACGGATCGTATATCGGGTTCTATCGGAGAAATTAGCTCCTCTTTCGGAAACTATCTTTTCTCCATATTAAATGTGGTGACAAATGTACTTGTAGGAATTGTGCTTCTTCCTTTTATCCTTTTCTTTATGTTGAAAGATGGAAAGAAACTGATGCCTTCTTTACTTAGCGTTGTGCCTCGAGCTCATCGAAAAGAAGGGGCGAAAATACTAGAGGACATGGATGATGCATTAAGTGGCTTTATTCAAGGCCAGCTGATTGTTAGCATCTTTATTGGAACCTTTGTTTACATTTGGTATGTTATTATTGATCTTGATTATGCGTTAATTCTAGCGCTCATTGCCCTTTTCCTTAATGTTGTACCGTTTATCGGTCCTATCATTGGGACGGCACCTGGGGTTATTGTAGGATTAATTCAATCACCGCTTACAGCTTTATGGGTTGTCCTTGGTGTGATCGTAATTCAACAAATAGAAAGTAACCTTGTATCACCTCTTGTGATGGGGCGAAAACTTGATATCCATCCACTAACGATTATTTTATTGTTATTGGTTGCCAGCAGCCTCGCTGGATTCCTAGGACTCATTCTTGCGATTCCAACTTATGCGGTGTTAAAAGTAATCTTTACGCATACGTATCGATTAATTAAACTGCAGCAGCGTGGAAAGCATGCAACGAATAAATCATAA
- a CDS encoding ABC1 kinase family protein: MKYYSLYRIVVIVWMSVKFFIQLEHFRRKSKHSWDQERWQKLLKKQAKEYKEKAIRLEGLLVKLGQFLSTRADILPKVFLEEIEDLVDRVPSFSWEKARKTLEEEWSSDYEDVIDHLSERPVASASIGQVYRSTLKSGEDVAIKIRRPNIRKIIRADFQALRIVFWLMDTFTSYGKQLDLSRLYDEVRSVIEDELDFKKELKNGLHFQERYKDSPGYRVPNYVSEWSTKKVLVMEWMEGARITNLSYIKEKNINRQELARKLLKGYLDQLLQEGQFHADPHSGNILIQEDSTVVFIDFGMVGHIEARDALSIRKLITGIVLSQYRDVTDALEELRFLLPNSDKRQIEKAIQTLVTLFVEQDLTMMDEDTADQVLTEVQTLVNKQPIQLPSEFAFLGRAISTIVGILYTLDPEIDLIEEGKPIVQEWINREESTDKRYDPKKILKQLYARITSYENPLDRLSDEFNQHRKWEESMKQREVKAKSMLWNKHYGFILFCLSLIGFFISQAFEIQSLLLPTMITGGISLLVILLAGTFEKRLWKKRSSKNE; this comes from the coding sequence ATGAAATATTATTCGCTGTATCGGATCGTCGTGATCGTTTGGATGTCGGTTAAGTTCTTCATTCAACTCGAGCATTTCAGAAGGAAAAGCAAGCATTCATGGGACCAGGAACGCTGGCAGAAGCTATTAAAGAAACAAGCGAAAGAATATAAGGAAAAAGCGATTCGTCTTGAAGGTTTACTTGTGAAGCTTGGACAGTTCCTCTCAACAAGAGCTGATATTCTTCCAAAAGTTTTTCTTGAAGAAATTGAAGATCTTGTTGACCGCGTCCCTTCTTTCTCTTGGGAGAAAGCGAGAAAGACTCTTGAAGAAGAGTGGTCATCTGATTACGAAGATGTCATTGATCACCTTTCGGAACGACCAGTTGCTTCTGCCTCTATTGGTCAGGTATACAGATCAACGTTAAAATCAGGTGAAGATGTTGCCATCAAAATCCGTCGTCCAAATATCCGTAAAATCATACGAGCTGACTTCCAAGCGCTCCGAATTGTGTTTTGGTTGATGGATACATTCACTTCTTATGGAAAACAGCTCGATCTTAGTAGACTTTATGATGAAGTTCGAAGCGTGATCGAAGATGAACTCGATTTTAAAAAAGAACTAAAAAACGGACTACACTTCCAGGAACGTTACAAAGACAGCCCGGGTTATCGCGTACCCAATTATGTATCTGAATGGTCAACGAAAAAAGTCCTTGTCATGGAGTGGATGGAAGGCGCGCGGATTACGAATCTGTCTTACATTAAAGAAAAGAACATAAACCGACAGGAGCTCGCACGTAAACTTTTGAAAGGCTACCTTGATCAGCTTCTTCAAGAGGGACAGTTTCATGCCGATCCACATTCAGGGAATATTCTGATCCAAGAAGATAGCACAGTTGTTTTTATCGATTTTGGGATGGTTGGTCATATTGAAGCAAGAGATGCTCTATCGATTCGCAAGCTGATTACTGGAATCGTGCTGAGTCAGTATCGTGATGTCACGGATGCGCTTGAAGAGCTTCGATTTCTTTTACCTAATTCAGATAAGCGGCAGATTGAGAAAGCTATCCAGACACTTGTCACGTTATTTGTGGAACAAGATTTAACGATGATGGATGAAGATACGGCAGATCAAGTGCTTACAGAAGTGCAAACCCTTGTAAATAAACAGCCCATTCAACTACCTAGTGAATTTGCTTTTCTAGGAAGAGCGATATCAACAATTGTAGGTATCCTTTACACATTGGACCCAGAAATTGATTTAATTGAAGAAGGAAAGCCGATTGTTCAGGAATGGATCAACCGGGAAGAATCAACTGATAAGCGCTATGATCCTAAGAAAATTTTGAAACAACTTTATGCGAGAATCACTTCCTATGAAAACCCTCTTGATCGATTGTCTGATGAGTTCAACCAACATCGGAAGTGGGAAGAATCGATGAAACAACGGGAAGTCAAGGCAAAAAGCATGCTGTGGAATAAGCATTATGGATTTATCCTTTTCTGCCTCAGTCTAATCGGATTCTTTATTAGTCAAGCCTTTGAAATTCAATCGTTACTCCTCCCTACTATGATTACTGGAGGAATCAGTTTACTCGTCATACTTCTTGCAGGCACCTTCGAGAAACGACTATGGAAAAAAAGGAGCAGTAAAAATGAATGA
- a CDS encoding peptidoglycan-binding protein has protein sequence MKHKMKLVAALLISSIIFVATPSFASAAFDRVNQQGDSGGEVKELQDYLMTKGLFPYYTATGYYGEITEEAVKDFQANRNLQVDGIAGPETKQALQVLRRGDIGKQVIHIQSQLNQAGYESDADGIYGSGTATLVEEFQRDNGLSADGIAGPSTRRALDQMAAPGSAAGKEFTAESTAYTADCTGCSGVTKMGINLDKYPDAKVIAVDPDMIPLGSIVEVEGYGTAIAADIGGDINNNRIDVFIPSQQGALNWGRKDVKIRVIE, from the coding sequence ATGAAACACAAAATGAAACTCGTAGCAGCGCTACTTATTTCTAGCATCATTTTTGTAGCCACGCCTTCATTTGCTTCTGCAGCATTTGATCGTGTCAACCAACAAGGCGACTCAGGGGGAGAAGTTAAGGAACTGCAAGACTATCTTATGACGAAAGGGCTATTCCCCTACTACACTGCAACAGGCTATTACGGAGAGATCACTGAAGAAGCCGTGAAGGATTTTCAGGCGAATCGCAATCTCCAAGTAGATGGGATTGCAGGACCAGAAACAAAACAAGCCCTTCAAGTCCTAAGACGTGGAGACATCGGGAAACAAGTCATACATATACAAAGCCAGCTTAATCAAGCGGGATATGAGAGCGATGCAGATGGGATATATGGTTCAGGTACAGCTACACTTGTAGAGGAATTCCAACGAGACAATGGCCTTTCAGCTGATGGGATTGCAGGACCATCCACACGTAGAGCGTTAGATCAAATGGCTGCACCAGGTTCAGCTGCAGGGAAAGAATTCACGGCAGAAAGCACCGCTTATACAGCCGATTGCACCGGGTGTTCTGGTGTTACTAAGATGGGAATCAATTTAGACAAATACCCGGACGCCAAAGTGATCGCCGTTGATCCTGATATGATTCCACTTGGCTCCATTGTGGAAGTTGAAGGATATGGCACTGCCATTGCTGCAGACATTGGTGGCGACATTAATAACAATCGTATTGATGTGTTTATTCCAAGTCAGCAAGGCGCCCTCAATTGGGGACGAAAAGATGTTAAGATACGCGTCATTGAATAA
- a CDS encoding nucleoside hydrolase, with amino-acid sequence MGQKVLFFGDVGIDDTIALLFAYLSEGVDVIGIVACYGNVSKKQTTRNVRYLLEEVGRTDIPVMGGAEKPMTGEVPIYYPNVHGPEGLGPITPPPNEAAPLENFFQVISLIEEYDDLVIVNVGRMTSLATLFLLYPDTMKGIKSFYIMGGAFNVPGNVTPSAEANFYADPVAANIVMKYAEHVFLFPLNVTEHAIVTPGMVNYVHAKGKAPLMKPLLDYYYEEFYKKMVPDIEGSPVHDALTLMGVEKKDICTFYRTRVAVEITGEARGLSIGDFRKSFEQDGFDGRPIHSVAISMNYFAFYQLFMSTMTGETF; translated from the coding sequence ATGGGACAAAAGGTCTTGTTTTTTGGAGATGTAGGAATCGATGACACGATCGCGCTTTTATTTGCTTATTTATCAGAAGGCGTGGATGTTATTGGTATTGTAGCTTGCTACGGAAACGTATCAAAAAAACAAACGACCCGTAACGTTCGCTACTTACTTGAAGAAGTTGGCCGAACGGATATCCCTGTAATGGGTGGGGCAGAAAAGCCTATGACTGGAGAGGTGCCGATTTATTATCCTAATGTACATGGACCGGAAGGATTAGGTCCTATTACGCCACCGCCAAATGAAGCTGCCCCTTTAGAGAATTTCTTTCAAGTGATTTCATTAATTGAAGAGTATGACGACCTTGTGATCGTAAACGTTGGGAGGATGACTTCTCTTGCGACTCTCTTCCTCTTGTATCCAGATACGATGAAAGGAATTAAATCATTTTATATAATGGGCGGTGCATTTAACGTACCAGGAAACGTGACGCCGAGTGCAGAAGCTAATTTTTATGCAGATCCAGTTGCGGCAAATATTGTGATGAAATATGCTGAGCATGTTTTTTTATTTCCACTAAATGTGACGGAGCATGCGATTGTAACGCCGGGAATGGTTAATTATGTTCATGCAAAAGGGAAGGCGCCTCTTATGAAGCCACTTTTAGATTACTATTATGAGGAATTTTATAAGAAAATGGTTCCAGACATTGAAGGTAGTCCTGTTCACGATGCGCTTACGTTAATGGGGGTTGAAAAGAAGGACATTTGCACATTCTACCGCACTCGTGTAGCAGTAGAAATTACCGGAGAAGCCCGGGGCCTAAGTATTGGTGATTTTAGGAAATCCTTTGAACAAGATGGATTTGATGGAAGACCCATTCATTCAGTCGCAATATCAATGAACTATTTTGCTTTCTACCAATTATTTATGAGTACGATGACCGGAGAAACTTTCTAG
- a CDS encoding type 1 glutamine amidotransferase domain-containing protein produces MTKVLMVVTNHTEIDSEHKTGLWLEEFAVPYNIFKEKGYDIKVTSIQGGEVELDPNSIPEEDPKEWEDAQNQLKNTTKVTKEDANNFDVVFLPGGHGTMFDFPDSEVLQHILQEQAEADKIIGSVCHGPAGLVNVTYKDGTPLVKGKKVSAFTDSEEREMGLVEQMPFLLETKLREKGANFELGENWSVYSVRDGNLITGQNPQSSESAANKIIEAIEGK; encoded by the coding sequence TTGACTAAAGTATTAATGGTCGTAACAAATCATACAGAAATCGATTCAGAGCACAAAACAGGACTATGGCTTGAAGAGTTCGCTGTCCCTTATAACATCTTCAAGGAAAAAGGGTATGACATCAAAGTCACTTCCATTCAAGGTGGCGAAGTAGAGCTTGATCCAAATAGTATCCCAGAAGAAGATCCGAAAGAATGGGAAGACGCTCAAAACCAACTGAAAAATACAACTAAGGTAACAAAAGAAGATGCAAATAACTTTGACGTTGTCTTTCTACCGGGCGGTCACGGAACGATGTTTGACTTCCCTGATAGCGAAGTTCTTCAACATATCCTTCAGGAACAAGCTGAAGCAGATAAAATTATCGGATCCGTTTGCCACGGTCCAGCAGGACTTGTGAACGTAACTTATAAAGACGGTACACCTCTTGTAAAAGGGAAGAAAGTAAGTGCCTTTACTGATTCTGAAGAGCGAGAAATGGGGCTTGTTGAACAAATGCCATTCTTGCTTGAAACCAAATTACGTGAAAAAGGTGCTAACTTTGAGTTAGGCGAGAACTGGTCAGTTTATTCCGTTCGTGACGGTAATTTAATTACAGGACAAAATCCACAATCAAGTGAAAGTGCTGCAAATAAAATTATTGAAGCTATTGAAGGCAAATAA
- a CDS encoding MBL fold metallo-hydrolase — protein sequence MQIEFLGTGGAMAIPRPLCQCDVCKEAREKGLPYSRSGPSVFIHGPNVLIDTPEDSYMQLNRSRISNIDGVFYSHWHPDHVMGRRVLESVNADWINHPAKGTTTDVYLPEQVAIDFQTRLGTAEHLAFFDSQKYISLHELSDGDKVSLNGVTITPFRLSEDYVYAFLFEGEGKRILIAPDELFGWEPPELGKLDVAVLPTGVCEFHPITGERQISADHPVLKEEATFRQTLEIIEKLQVKEVFLTHIEEPDQLSFDDLKQVENTILKNKKISFAFDTLIVDLT from the coding sequence ATGCAAATCGAATTTCTTGGCACTGGTGGCGCTATGGCGATACCGCGCCCACTCTGTCAATGTGACGTGTGCAAGGAAGCAAGAGAAAAGGGACTTCCATACAGTAGATCTGGTCCAAGCGTGTTTATTCATGGGCCCAATGTTTTGATTGATACACCTGAAGATAGTTACATGCAGTTAAATCGATCACGTATTTCAAACATTGATGGCGTCTTTTATTCCCATTGGCACCCCGACCATGTGATGGGGAGAAGGGTACTCGAATCAGTGAATGCCGATTGGATTAATCATCCTGCAAAAGGAACAACGACGGACGTTTATCTTCCAGAACAAGTAGCCATCGATTTTCAAACAAGATTAGGCACAGCAGAGCATCTAGCTTTCTTCGATAGTCAGAAGTACATATCGCTTCATGAACTGAGTGATGGAGACAAGGTGAGTCTTAATGGGGTAACGATTACACCGTTTCGCCTTTCAGAGGACTATGTTTATGCCTTTTTGTTTGAGGGGGAGGGCAAACGTATTCTCATTGCGCCTGACGAGTTATTTGGTTGGGAGCCACCGGAGCTTGGAAAATTGGATGTTGCGGTGCTGCCTACAGGTGTTTGCGAATTTCATCCGATCACTGGGGAACGTCAAATAAGCGCTGATCACCCTGTACTCAAAGAAGAAGCAACGTTTCGTCAGACGCTTGAAATCATTGAGAAGCTTCAAGTGAAGGAAGTCTTTCTAACACATATCGAAGAACCCGATCAATTAAGCTTTGATGATCTAAAACAAGTGGAAAACACCATACTAAAAAATAAGAAGATATCCTTTGCATTCGATACGTTAATCGTTGATCTCACGTAA
- the thiM gene encoding hydroxyethylthiazole kinase, with protein MDKKHAAELITKVRETSPLVHNITNTVVTNYTANGLLAAGASPVMAYAREEAADMARIAGAVVLNIGTLTKETVEAMLLAGKAANELNTPVILDPVGAGATPYRTSTARRILKEVDVQYLRGNAAEIANVAGKTWSIKGVDSIEGDGNREALARKAAKMFGCVVIVTGEIDTISDGNTSIRLGNGHPILTKVTGTGCLLSSLLGAFAAVEPDPMLAAYGVLAFYGVASEKAAHIVGNRPGDFQIELLNQLSLLSSKEIEESIQLIPN; from the coding sequence ATGGATAAGAAACACGCAGCAGAACTAATTACAAAAGTTAGAGAGACTTCTCCTCTCGTTCACAATATAACGAATACAGTTGTTACGAACTATACTGCAAATGGTTTACTTGCCGCAGGAGCTAGCCCTGTAATGGCGTATGCACGAGAGGAAGCGGCAGATATGGCGAGAATTGCAGGAGCTGTCGTCTTAAATATTGGTACACTTACAAAGGAAACCGTTGAAGCGATGCTACTCGCTGGAAAAGCAGCAAATGAATTAAACACCCCTGTTATACTCGACCCAGTTGGAGCCGGTGCTACTCCTTATCGAACGTCAACTGCTCGCCGCATTTTAAAAGAAGTCGACGTTCAATATTTGCGAGGAAATGCCGCAGAAATCGCTAATGTTGCAGGAAAAACATGGTCAATTAAAGGCGTTGATTCCATCGAAGGGGACGGAAATCGCGAAGCTCTTGCTAGAAAAGCTGCCAAGATGTTTGGCTGTGTTGTGATTGTAACTGGGGAAATTGATACCATTTCAGACGGCAATACCTCAATAAGACTAGGAAATGGTCATCCCATTTTAACGAAAGTAACCGGCACTGGATGTCTTCTCTCTTCCCTGCTTGGGGCATTTGCAGCCGTTGAACCAGACCCTATGCTCGCAGCCTATGGCGTTCTTGCTTTCTATGGAGTGGCTAGTGAAAAAGCCGCTCATATCGTTGGAAACAGGCCTGGAGATTTTCAAATTGAATTACTTAACCAACTCTCTCTGCTCTCATCAAAAGAAATTGAAGAAAGCATTCAACTCATACCGAACTAA
- a CDS encoding cupin domain-containing protein, producing the protein MEKHQIKTITFEDDGNIPNNPFHPLILYPGALDHPGNCMKIFKENNWTNAWENGVFSYHHYHSNSHEVLGVIKGEASITFGGENGKTVEVTVGDVVVIPAGVGHKKEASSTDFRVVGAYPAGMPHDLRTGKADERKDAIDNIKNVSLPATDPIFGVNGPLLDVWGR; encoded by the coding sequence ATGGAAAAGCACCAAATAAAAACGATAACGTTTGAAGATGATGGTAACATTCCAAACAACCCGTTCCATCCGCTTATTCTCTATCCAGGAGCGCTAGATCATCCCGGTAATTGTATGAAGATTTTCAAAGAAAACAATTGGACTAATGCGTGGGAGAATGGCGTCTTTTCTTATCATCATTATCACAGCAACAGCCACGAAGTACTTGGAGTGATTAAAGGAGAGGCTTCTATTACATTTGGAGGAGAAAACGGAAAAACGGTTGAAGTGACAGTAGGAGATGTTGTCGTCATTCCTGCTGGTGTGGGACATAAAAAAGAAGCATCCTCGACCGATTTCCGCGTAGTAGGGGCTTATCCAGCCGGTATGCCCCACGATCTTAGAACAGGAAAAGCCGATGAACGAAAAGATGCCATCGATAACATTAAGAATGTTTCATTACCTGCAACGGATCCTATTTTTGGTGTTAATGGACCATTACTTGACGTTTGGGGCCGCTAG
- a CDS encoding PTS sugar transporter subunit IIA: MLKKLFGKKEKLSEEVIYAPLNGDVVELEKVPDPTFSQKMMGDGVAIEPKDGKVVSPVNGKVIQFFHTKHAVGIESESGLEILIHVGLETVNMGGEGFEGHVKEGDKVKVGDPLITVDLDLVKEKAASTITPVIITNADVLENVEKKYTVGASNETEIMTTKVKG, from the coding sequence ATGTTGAAAAAACTATTTGGTAAAAAAGAAAAGCTGTCAGAAGAGGTTATATACGCTCCTTTAAACGGAGATGTTGTTGAACTTGAAAAAGTTCCAGATCCAACATTTTCACAAAAAATGATGGGAGACGGTGTTGCGATTGAGCCAAAAGACGGAAAAGTCGTTTCGCCAGTCAACGGGAAAGTAATCCAGTTCTTCCATACGAAGCATGCGGTTGGAATTGAATCTGAATCAGGTCTTGAAATTTTGATCCACGTTGGTTTAGAAACAGTTAACATGGGTGGAGAAGGATTTGAAGGTCACGTAAAAGAAGGCGACAAGGTAAAAGTTGGCGATCCTCTCATCACAGTTGATCTTGATCTTGTTAAGGAGAAAGCAGCGAGTACGATTACGCCTGTGATTATTACAAATGCTGATGTTCTTGAAAATGTTGAGAAGAAATATACAGTCGGCGCTTCAAATGAGACTGAAATTATGACAACCAAAGTAAAAGGATAA
- a CDS encoding diacylglycerol/lipid kinase family protein: MKRAMLIINPSSGKEKAMKYEDEAVAILEQNHVDVTVKYTEKEGDAVRFARAACENHFNTVVAMGGDGTINEAVNGLARETERPDFGFVPLGTVNDFARALNIPMQPKKALEVLSEQHTKPVDIGRINDQYFMNVLAVGAIAEAVYDVTADQKSKFGPLAYLIEGGKALKDKTPFDLNITYDGKQWDGKAYLMLIALTNSVGGIQSFAQHAEVNDGYFHVFILREFSLPKVFKIIPDLFSGKLQNNAQVEYFPASKLKVESGHELVVNIDGDEGIHLPFEAEVMHNELNIFVPKE, from the coding sequence GTGAAGCGAGCCATGTTGATTATTAATCCATCTTCAGGGAAAGAAAAAGCGATGAAGTATGAAGATGAGGCTGTAGCCATTTTAGAACAAAACCATGTAGACGTTACGGTGAAGTATACCGAAAAAGAGGGAGATGCTGTTCGTTTTGCAAGAGCTGCTTGTGAGAATCACTTTAATACAGTTGTTGCAATGGGAGGAGATGGAACGATCAATGAGGCGGTGAATGGTTTAGCGCGTGAAACAGAACGCCCTGATTTTGGTTTCGTGCCCCTTGGAACAGTTAATGACTTTGCAAGAGCACTCAACATACCGATGCAACCTAAGAAAGCGCTAGAGGTTCTATCTGAACAGCATACGAAACCGGTTGATATTGGACGTATAAATGATCAATATTTCATGAATGTACTTGCAGTTGGCGCCATTGCAGAAGCTGTATATGACGTTACGGCTGATCAAAAATCCAAATTTGGTCCACTAGCTTATTTAATTGAAGGTGGCAAAGCATTAAAGGATAAAACACCATTTGACTTGAACATTACATACGACGGTAAGCAATGGGATGGGAAAGCTTATTTAATGCTGATCGCGTTAACAAACTCAGTTGGAGGGATACAGTCATTCGCTCAGCATGCAGAGGTGAACGATGGCTACTTTCATGTCTTTATATTAAGAGAGTTTTCTCTTCCAAAAGTGTTTAAAATCATACCAGATCTCTTTAGCGGGAAGTTGCAAAATAATGCTCAAGTGGAGTATTTTCCAGCCTCGAAATTAAAAGTGGAATCGGGTCATGAACTCGTTGTAAATATCGATGGCGATGAAGGTATTCACCTTCCGTTCGAAGCAGAAGTGATGCATAACGAATTAAATATTTTTGTACCAAAAGAGTAG